A genome region from Baekduia alba includes the following:
- a CDS encoding class I SAM-dependent methyltransferase: protein MDLLSRFHSGVAHQLSHPAGLAGRAIGRRLNKGNRPAVAQAVAALAPFEGATVADVGFGGGVGLELLLASDAETVHGVEVSTEMLRAARKRFAFDIDAERLGLDAGSMSALPLPDATLDGLITTNTIYFIADLAPAFAELARVLRPGGVAVLGLGDPEKMRKSSFTPYGFVIRPVEEVAAALAAAGLPVTDHQRVGDDPAAYHLLVATSPAAPR from the coding sequence ATGGATCTCCTGTCCCGGTTCCATAGCGGCGTCGCCCACCAGCTCAGCCACCCCGCCGGCCTCGCGGGGCGCGCGATCGGCCGGCGCCTGAACAAGGGCAACCGGCCCGCGGTCGCCCAGGCGGTCGCGGCGCTCGCGCCCTTCGAGGGCGCCACGGTCGCCGACGTCGGCTTTGGCGGCGGCGTCGGCCTGGAGCTGCTGCTGGCCTCCGACGCCGAGACCGTGCACGGCGTCGAGGTCTCGACCGAGATGCTGCGCGCGGCGCGCAAGCGCTTCGCGTTCGACATCGACGCCGAGCGCCTCGGGCTGGACGCCGGCTCGATGTCCGCGCTGCCGCTGCCCGACGCGACCCTCGACGGGCTCATCACGACCAACACCATCTACTTCATCGCCGACCTCGCCCCCGCCTTCGCGGAGCTGGCGCGCGTCCTGCGCCCGGGCGGCGTCGCGGTCCTCGGCCTCGGCGACCCGGAGAAGATGCGCAAGAGCAGCTTCACGCCCTACGGCTTCGTCATCCGCCCGGTCGAGGAGGTGGCCGCGGCGCTCGCGGCCGCCGGCCTGCCCGTGACCGACCACCAGCGCGTCGGCGACGACCCGGCCGCCTACCACCTGCTCGTCGCAACTTCCCCCGCCGCGCCCCGTTGA
- a CDS encoding YunG family protein: MPPPTLAVVEQVIRASWSPASCDPVDLADWSPANPARGQCGVTALVLQDHLGGDLLMAEVRHADGSRQGVHYWNRLDDGAELDLTREQFLAAEVVLEPRVVHRPPDISGGRLYEQYTRLATRVRDGLARDGGE, translated from the coding sequence GTGCCGCCGCCCACGCTGGCCGTCGTCGAGCAGGTGATCCGCGCGAGCTGGTCGCCCGCGAGCTGCGATCCCGTCGACCTGGCGGACTGGTCGCCCGCGAACCCGGCCCGCGGCCAGTGCGGCGTCACCGCGCTGGTCCTCCAGGACCACCTCGGCGGCGACCTGCTGATGGCCGAGGTCCGTCACGCCGACGGCTCGCGCCAGGGCGTCCACTACTGGAACCGCCTGGACGACGGCGCGGAGCTCGACCTCACGCGCGAGCAGTTCCTCGCCGCCGAGGTCGTCCTCGAGCCGCGCGTGGTGCACCGCCCGCCCGACATCAGCGGCGGCCGCCTCTACGAGCAGTACACGCGGCTCGCGACGCGCGTGCGCGACGGCCTGGCGCGGGACGGCGGCGAGTGA
- a CDS encoding peptidoglycan DD-metalloendopeptidase family protein codes for MALVLGALGAPGQARAAGSGTAALQVALLARGLYAGTVDGLPGPATRTGVLRLQRRARLVVDGVAGAATRRALGWRGRPLLGARALGADTRGWDVAQLQFLLGRAGFPSGAVDGVLGARSAAALRRFQAWARLAVDGRAGPGTLAALRRAPPTSPLRLRTPVSAPVGDRFGPRGSRFHSGLDYVADTGAPVAAAGAGCVASAGWDPGGYGNLVVLAHRFGVTSWYAHLSALAVRPGACVAAGTVVGRVGATGRATGPHLHFELRLRGAAIDPRGAVG; via the coding sequence GTGGCGCTGGTCCTCGGTGCGCTCGGCGCTCCCGGCCAGGCGCGGGCCGCCGGCTCCGGCACGGCGGCCCTGCAGGTCGCGCTGCTCGCGCGCGGGCTCTACGCGGGCACGGTCGACGGACTGCCCGGGCCCGCGACGCGAACGGGGGTCCTGCGCCTGCAGCGACGCGCGCGACTGGTCGTCGACGGCGTGGCCGGCGCCGCGACGCGGCGTGCGCTGGGCTGGCGCGGGCGGCCGTTGCTCGGCGCACGGGCGCTCGGCGCCGACACGCGCGGCTGGGACGTCGCGCAGCTGCAGTTCCTGCTGGGTCGCGCAGGCTTCCCGTCGGGCGCGGTCGACGGCGTCCTGGGCGCCCGCAGCGCGGCGGCGCTGCGCCGCTTCCAGGCCTGGGCGCGCCTGGCCGTCGACGGGCGTGCCGGCCCGGGCACGCTGGCGGCGCTGCGGCGCGCGCCGCCGACCTCGCCGCTGCGGCTGCGCACGCCGGTCTCGGCGCCCGTCGGCGATCGCTTCGGCCCGCGCGGGAGCCGGTTCCACAGTGGGCTGGACTACGTCGCCGACACCGGCGCGCCCGTCGCTGCCGCCGGCGCGGGCTGCGTCGCCTCCGCGGGCTGGGACCCCGGCGGCTACGGCAACCTCGTGGTGCTGGCCCACCGGTTCGGCGTGACCTCGTGGTATGCGCACCTGTCCGCGTTGGCCGTGCGCCCGGGCGCGTGCGTCGCGGCCGGCACGGTCGTCGGACGCGTCGGCGCGACGGGACGCGCCACCGGCCCGCACCTGCACTTCGAGCTGCGCCTGCGCGGAGCCGCGATCGATCCCCGCGGCGCGGTCGGCTGA
- a CDS encoding glycosyltransferase family 2 protein produces MSAENLAPGARLRVAVVVPNRDGRRWLPGLLAALRAQTRPADRIVVVDDGSRDESVDWLRAQGDVVVVGRASSGGFAAAVNTGLDAVADCDAVALVNTDVALAPDWLARMTEVLEAAPDAGSVACKMVGMDDAGLIDDAGDTLRRDGVCEQRGRGRLDDGRFDVPGDIWGACAGAALYRRDAVAQVGGFDESYGMYLEDVDLALRLRLAGWTCRYEPAVARHAGAGSGAPVGYWVARNSLLLSVRWFPVQWAPYVAYRQASWLVDAARRGPNALRSHLRGLRDAVPRLPDVWRARHGVGGTQRAAMERAVPWRPWRGPAAGGHPGAAE; encoded by the coding sequence GTGAGCGCCGAGAACCTCGCCCCGGGGGCGCGGTTGCGGGTCGCGGTCGTCGTCCCCAACCGGGACGGGCGGCGTTGGCTGCCCGGCCTGCTCGCCGCGCTGCGCGCGCAGACGCGGCCGGCCGACCGGATCGTCGTGGTCGACGACGGCTCGCGCGACGAGTCGGTCGATTGGCTCCGCGCCCAGGGCGACGTCGTCGTCGTGGGGCGCGCGAGCTCCGGCGGGTTCGCCGCCGCGGTCAACACGGGGCTCGACGCGGTGGCCGACTGCGACGCGGTCGCGCTGGTCAACACCGACGTGGCGCTGGCCCCGGACTGGCTGGCGCGCATGACCGAGGTGTTGGAGGCCGCACCCGACGCGGGGTCCGTCGCGTGCAAGATGGTGGGGATGGACGACGCCGGCCTGATCGACGACGCGGGGGACACGCTGCGGCGCGACGGCGTCTGCGAGCAGCGCGGGCGCGGACGCCTCGACGACGGCCGCTTCGACGTCCCGGGCGACATCTGGGGCGCGTGCGCGGGCGCGGCGCTGTACCGGCGCGACGCGGTGGCGCAGGTCGGCGGCTTCGACGAGTCCTACGGCATGTACCTGGAGGACGTCGACCTGGCGCTGCGCCTGCGGCTCGCCGGTTGGACGTGCCGCTACGAGCCGGCGGTCGCGCGCCACGCGGGCGCGGGCAGCGGCGCGCCGGTCGGCTACTGGGTCGCGCGCAACTCGCTGCTGCTCTCGGTCCGCTGGTTCCCGGTCCAGTGGGCGCCGTACGTCGCCTACCGGCAGGCCTCGTGGCTGGTCGACGCGGCCCGCCGGGGGCCGAACGCGCTGCGCTCGCACCTGCGCGGGCTGCGCGACGCGGTGCCGCGGCTGCCCGACGTGTGGCGCGCCCGCCACGGGGTCGGCGGGACGCAGCGCGCCGCGATGGAGCGCGCGGTCCCGTGGCGCCCGTGGCGCGGGCCCGCGGCGGGCGGCCATCCAGGAGCCGCGGAGTGA